One Deltaproteobacteria bacterium genomic window, TTGAACGCACCTCACTCCAATTAAGTCCACCCAGCCCGCTGCCAAGCGGAGGAATGGCAACGGAGTGTATGCCTTTTCCCACGATCGTTTCCTTTAACGCCTTCAGCCCTGCGTCGATGTCCTCTACTCGGCTCTTGCCACGCCAGTGGCGCTTTGTTGGAAAGTTGATGATGTAGCGTGGGTTGGTGAGTTGGCGCGTCTCGAACACGAACATGCGTCCCGGTTCCACCTCTCGTCGCTTGCAGGCATCGGCGTAGGCCCTGAAGTTGTCAGGGAACGCATTCTTGAATTGGAGCGCGATGCCGCGTCCCATCACTCCTACGCAGTTCACCGTGTTGACCAAGGCGTCGGTGTCTTCGGCGAGAATGTTGCCCGTCTTGTATTCGAGCATCGATCCCTCCCGCATGTCAGTAGTACCATCCCGGGATTATCTCAAGGTGTGGTTGGTGTTTCGTGTCGCTTAGGGCTCTTCTCGCTGTTCCATATGTCTCCGGCGACATTACACCAATGCGGCTAACAAGCTCCCACGGGAACGAGCACTCCACGAGGAACTCGGCCTGCTTGCTTTCTTTCACCGTTGAAGGAATCCCCCTACCTGACCAGTGATTGGTCTGGACAGCTTCCCAGTCAATATTGCCTAGCTGTGCCAAGTTGGAGAAATCCTCTGAGTAGGCAGCGGCCGCGTTTGATAGAGTGAAGCTCCATCTACGCTGATGCGCCTCAGCCCAGCGAATAGTCTCGTACAGATCGGCTTCGAGATGCAAGATGGGTCCTTGCCCACCACGATAAGAGAGCTCGTCGTGGTTGGCACAATAAATCACGTAGAGCATGACGGAACGCGGACAGAAGTAGAAGGGCACGCACTCGCCAACGTAAAGACCCGGATGGCTGTTGAGCATGCGTTCTGTCAGTCGCCGTTCCTTGATACTGTTCATTCCAATGGTGGTACCTATGTCGGCGCTGACTCTAGACCGACGAGCTATTTCCGCATCGCACCAGAGGCTGCCGTCAGCCACTATCGAGGGCAATCGGTCCACGTGGACGATATGGTAAATCTTGCGCGGGATGGGCGGTGGCATGATCACGTCTCAAGCGCCGCTGCATGGTAGCCGTCCTTTAGCAAAGTCGAAGCGTCGGCGCACGGTAGTCGAAGGGATCATGTTGCCGTACTTCCCTGCGCATGTAGAGGTCAACGGAGGGCGTTGTTGGATGCTCCAAGTATGCCTCACTATGCAATTCTGTCCGTTCTGGTTCATACGGATGCCGTTCCGGACGTGGATAAACGGCACTTGAAGGTCATGCCTCGACACACGTGATGGGCGCTGGCGTTTCCACGCCAGTGGCGGAAGATTAGCGGTGGCAAGGGCGCCCCTTCAGCGTCCTTGCCACCGGAATGAGTGTCTCGAACTGGTGTGGGCGTCTACGCCGAAATCAGCTTCCAGGTGCCATCGGGCTGGCGGCACGCGGTGCCGAAGGCTTCTTCGGTCTTGCCGCCGATGGTGATGGTCTGGGTGAACTCGCGGCAGTAGGTGCCGTCGTTGCGCTTGAAGGTCTTGCGCGGCGTGATGGTGCCCTGGTTGCCCGAGTCGGGGTTCTTCCAGGTGGTGGTCCGGCCCACGGGAGCCGTCTCCAGCGAACTGTGCGTTGCCCGTTCCAGGGCGAGCTGGTCCGCGCGGTCGAGGGACTTGCCGATTTCGTTACCGATGGCGGCCCCGAGAAGCGTGCCGATTCCCGTGGCTATGAGCTGTCCCTCTCCCTTGCCGAGTTGAGCGCCAGCGATGCCGCCGGCCACCGCGCCCAGCAGCGTGCCCGCGCCTTCCTTCTCACCAGCCCCGCTCAGACAGCCGGACAGGGATACGGCCAATAAACCGACCAGTGCCAGTCTCAGTGCATACATGGCGTCTCCTTGTTAGTGTTCGGACTCGGCTCGCCCCGGTCGCCGAGCTTCAAAGTCCCGAAGCAATCTTCTCCTGATGCCTCGTTGGACCCGTTGTCCATCTACCCACTCATTTTTCCAGAACACGGAACAGAGTCAACCCCAACGGACGCAACCTCCCTTGATCGCGCGAATTACCTGAACGAAAGACGTGCGGTTGTTCGATCTTGAGCCGCTCCCCT contains:
- a CDS encoding RT0821/Lpp0805 family surface protein, whose product is MYALRLALVGLLAVSLSGCLSGAGEKEGAGTLLGAVAGGIAGAQLGKGEGQLIATGIGTLLGAAIGNEIGKSLDRADQLALERATHSSLETAPVGRTTTWKNPDSGNQGTITPRKTFKRNDGTYCREFTQTITIGGKTEEAFGTACRQPDGTWKLISA
- a CDS encoding DUF4433 domain-containing protein, translated to MPPPIPRKIYHIVHVDRLPSIVADGSLWCDAEIARRSRVSADIGTTIGMNSIKERRLTERMLNSHPGLYVGECVPFYFCPRSVMLYVIYCANHDELSYRGGQGPILHLEADLYETIRWAEAHQRRWSFTLSNAAAAYSEDFSNLAQLGNIDWEAVQTNHWSGRGIPSTVKESKQAEFLVECSFPWELVSRIGVMSPETYGTARRALSDTKHQPHLEIIPGWYY